In Anseongella ginsenosidimutans, one genomic interval encodes:
- a CDS encoding SusC/RagA family TonB-linked outer membrane protein, with translation MKGKLTKTVFTIAMFVLFSQFVIAQVRVTGRITDSITGTPLESASVREPGQANGVVTNENGEYSIQLSSAEALLEVSFVGYQSQVIPLNGETSLDILLVPDYINLEEVVVVGYGVQKKSDISGSIVSIDADDLAQQSSTSISELLRGKASGVYITQGNARPGGWSNITIRGTRSLNGGNSPLFVLDGVPVSDVDNVNINDIATIEVLKDAASTAIYGARAANGVVLVTTKRAKANTFQVDVSTVQSLHQLKRNFDVYSPDEWAQLRREAVRTKNGGEYPTDEQAFPAAILSAIKNNQTADWEKLMIRDAWQRHYNASVRSGTDRTRLLFSAANMDQQGLARDAGYNRTNFRLNLDHQLLSNLTLGGNIAYSYGKQTFEDGSWDGFYRHLTAPPYATPYDENGNLNYIIGESNSTNPLWNSQESSNVSRYNNLLANMFVEWDILEDLSYKLNTSVNNNGSANKFYQTSLHQNGRIYNGNGSVSESKNTDFLLENILSYNKDMDIHRLDVTLVQSINKIRYESIGTSATDFPSDIFGADGIGSAQEANIPTRGISDRKILSFMGRLRYSMLDKYLATFTMRADGSSVFGANNKFGYFPSGSLMWRVSQEEFLKESLWLDDLKLRVSYGAVGNQAISPYNSLGVTVLYQGILMNNAGTPAITSGFLPSSSLYNPDLKWETSLSSNIGLDFGLLNNRISGSIEYYNTRTIDLLVNKSLPNILGYTSQTVNLGEVRNSGVEVMVNLVPLMKNDLQWNVGLMFSRNVNKLVKIDGRTDEEGKPLNDLRNNWFIGESVNSYFDYKFAGIWQASDQAFMDAHPTLNAQAGDVRVEDLNNDDLINEDDKILYNRDPKFIASLNSSFKFKGFDLYWDLYWVNGVYKLNHYLFDSNSGGALTGLTNGLKVDYWTPENPSNTAPRPRESGMNNPYLNVTGYQDASYVRLRNVTLGYTLPASLASQAFVKSLRIYAGLENFLTFTDYQSYSPESNPGDYPEARVVQFGLDITF, from the coding sequence ATGAAAGGAAAATTGACTAAAACTGTGTTTACGATCGCCATGTTTGTGCTGTTCAGCCAGTTTGTGATCGCGCAGGTACGGGTAACAGGGCGAATAACCGACAGTATCACCGGAACTCCCCTGGAAAGTGCGAGTGTAAGGGAGCCTGGGCAGGCAAACGGCGTGGTAACCAATGAGAACGGAGAATATTCCATTCAACTTTCTTCCGCCGAAGCTTTGCTAGAAGTCTCGTTTGTCGGGTATCAAAGCCAGGTAATCCCCCTGAATGGAGAAACCAGCCTTGATATCCTTCTTGTTCCTGATTATATCAACCTGGAAGAAGTGGTCGTGGTCGGTTATGGTGTCCAGAAAAAAAGCGATATATCCGGTTCCATTGTGTCTATTGATGCGGATGACCTGGCGCAGCAATCCTCCACCAGCATCTCCGAGCTTCTTCGCGGCAAGGCATCAGGCGTGTATATTACGCAGGGTAACGCCCGTCCGGGAGGATGGTCAAACATTACCATTCGCGGTACACGGTCGCTGAATGGCGGGAACAGCCCCTTGTTTGTACTTGACGGAGTTCCGGTTTCGGATGTTGATAATGTGAACATCAATGACATTGCCACGATCGAGGTGCTGAAGGACGCGGCGTCAACGGCCATTTACGGCGCCCGGGCGGCCAACGGCGTGGTCCTGGTAACCACCAAACGGGCGAAGGCCAATACGTTCCAGGTGGACGTAAGCACGGTGCAGTCGCTGCATCAGCTTAAGCGTAATTTTGATGTTTACTCGCCGGACGAATGGGCTCAGCTTCGGCGGGAAGCCGTACGCACCAAGAATGGCGGGGAATACCCGACTGATGAACAAGCTTTTCCGGCCGCTATCTTGTCGGCCATAAAAAACAATCAAACAGCGGATTGGGAGAAACTGATGATCCGCGACGCCTGGCAGCGGCACTATAACGCCAGCGTACGTTCAGGTACAGACCGTACCCGCTTGTTGTTTTCAGCGGCAAATATGGACCAGCAGGGACTGGCCAGGGACGCGGGGTATAACAGGACCAATTTTCGCCTGAACCTGGATCACCAGCTCCTGAGCAACCTGACCCTGGGTGGGAACATTGCTTATTCCTATGGCAAGCAAACGTTCGAAGACGGCTCCTGGGATGGATTCTACCGTCATCTGACGGCGCCGCCCTATGCTACGCCCTATGATGAGAACGGCAACCTGAATTATATAATAGGGGAGTCGAACAGCACGAACCCGCTCTGGAATTCGCAGGAATCATCCAATGTTTCCAGGTATAATAATTTACTGGCCAATATGTTTGTCGAGTGGGATATTCTGGAAGACCTGAGTTATAAGTTGAACACAAGCGTAAATAACAACGGTTCCGCCAACAAATTCTACCAGACAAGCCTTCATCAGAACGGTCGGATCTACAATGGGAACGGTTCGGTATCCGAATCGAAAAACACGGACTTTCTGCTGGAAAACATCCTTTCCTATAATAAAGACATGGATATCCATCGCCTGGACGTCACCCTGGTGCAAAGTATCAACAAGATCCGCTACGAATCCATTGGGACTTCAGCGACCGACTTTCCTTCCGATATTTTCGGGGCGGACGGGATAGGAAGCGCGCAGGAAGCGAATATTCCCACGCGCGGAATCTCTGACCGCAAAATATTATCCTTTATGGGCCGCCTGCGATACAGTATGCTGGATAAATACCTTGCTACCTTTACCATGCGGGCGGACGGTTCTTCCGTATTCGGCGCCAATAATAAATTCGGATATTTTCCTTCCGGTTCATTAATGTGGAGGGTATCCCAGGAAGAATTCCTGAAAGAAAGCCTTTGGCTTGATGATTTGAAATTGCGCGTCAGCTACGGAGCGGTAGGCAACCAGGCAATTTCCCCTTATAATTCCCTGGGCGTTACCGTCCTGTATCAGGGTATCCTCATGAATAACGCGGGAACTCCGGCCATTACCTCCGGCTTTCTTCCTTCTTCTTCCTTATACAACCCGGATCTCAAGTGGGAAACTTCCTTATCCTCCAATATAGGACTGGATTTCGGTTTATTGAACAACAGGATTTCCGGGTCCATAGAGTATTATAATACCCGTACGATTGACTTGCTGGTTAATAAGTCCCTGCCCAATATCCTGGGTTATACTTCCCAAACGGTGAACCTTGGCGAAGTCCGGAATTCAGGGGTAGAGGTCATGGTGAACCTGGTACCTCTCATGAAAAATGATTTGCAATGGAACGTGGGCCTGATGTTTTCCAGGAACGTCAACAAACTGGTAAAGATAGACGGAAGGACCGATGAAGAAGGGAAACCCTTGAATGACCTGAGGAACAATTGGTTCATCGGGGAATCCGTTAACTCCTATTTCGATTATAAATTCGCCGGTATCTGGCAGGCTTCTGACCAGGCCTTTATGGACGCACACCCGACATTGAACGCCCAGGCGGGAGATGTTCGTGTGGAAGACCTGAACAATGATGACCTGATCAATGAAGACGATAAAATACTTTACAACAGAGACCCCAAATTCATCGCCTCGCTCAATTCTTCGTTTAAATTCAAGGGTTTTGACCTGTATTGGGATCTTTACTGGGTAAACGGGGTTTACAAACTGAACCACTATCTGTTTGACAGTAATTCAGGCGGCGCCCTGACCGGGCTGACCAATGGCTTAAAGGTGGACTACTGGACACCGGAAAATCCCTCAAACACAGCGCCCCGGCCCAGGGAATCCGGCATGAACAATCCTTACCTGAATGTCACCGGCTATCAGGATGCGTCCTATGTACGTTTACGGAATGTCACCCTGGGCTACACGCTGCCCGCTTCTCTTGCCAGCCAGGCTTTTGTGAAGTCATTGCGGATCTACGCCGGCCTGGAGAATTTCCTTACGTTCACTGATTATCAATCCTATAGCCCCGAATCAAACCCCGGTGACTACCCTGAAGCCCGGGTCGTGCAATTCGGATTAGATATTACCTTTTAA
- the crcB gene encoding fluoride efflux transporter CrcB: protein MKEALIVFGGGGLGALLRYLINRYFGTVQAQFPYATLLANVLSCLLLGFVIGWLALKSGQNQLLRLLFVTGFCGGLSTFSTFTLESMELYKQGMAWLVLLNIAGNFILCVAAIILGMYLANNRPI, encoded by the coding sequence ATGAAGGAAGCATTGATCGTATTCGGCGGCGGCGGCCTGGGGGCCCTGCTGAGATACCTGATCAACCGGTATTTCGGAACGGTTCAGGCGCAGTTTCCTTATGCCACCCTCCTGGCAAATGTGCTGAGCTGCCTGCTGCTGGGTTTCGTGATCGGCTGGCTGGCCCTCAAAAGCGGGCAGAACCAGCTGCTCCGGCTGCTTTTTGTCACCGGCTTTTGCGGCGGGCTGAGTACCTTCTCTACTTTTACCCTGGAAAGCATGGAACTTTACAAGCAGGGCATGGCCTGGCTGGTTCTATTGAATATTGCCGGAAATTTTATACTTTGTGTAGCTGCGATCATTCTTGGTATGTACCTGGCAAATAACCGACCGATATGA
- a CDS encoding RagB/SusD family nutrient uptake outer membrane protein: MKKLFTIIVALFALTATSCTEQLMEESETSLTSVELYSTPAGLEKAMIGLYVLEQRGPRDGAWWDGAEILSIIGGTDITVMNGGPANGYRIYDKIEMQNGDGVASTIWKYHYSVIGKANEIIYYGEQLAESNPEVKNTIAQARYFRAHSYFWLFKKYDRIWLNTEPTTPENVNQPRDYRPATPEEIYALVNSDLDYAIENLDKGIRDPGKVTEALARHIKANVAMWQENWSEAIKQTEEIFKHTGYALVPLDQLFSGAKLDHSESLYILRSAKGGYDVATNRMQSHFIPWYDKVCGERSFLNGGWGWGWMYPNAYLFGLYDQEHDQRYQQFYKTEYIVTKVVPGMPAGTKVGDVVKVTEENKSLYYTAFHPTTTKFVDQWTVSSPDDGWSYKDFMVYRLAQTYLFAAEAYMRNGDNTNALKYYNKTWTRAGNAPETGTITEQMIMDEQARELGLEGHRWFFLKRIGKLISQVRQYAGEENPYTAENYLLPRTNIQEHNIRWPLPNSELNIMGKENFPQNPGYNP; the protein is encoded by the coding sequence ATGAAGAAGCTATTCACAATAATTGTCGCCCTGTTCGCACTTACAGCGACAAGCTGCACGGAGCAGCTCATGGAGGAAAGCGAAACCAGCCTGACCTCGGTAGAACTATATTCGACGCCAGCCGGGCTTGAAAAAGCCATGATCGGCTTGTACGTACTCGAGCAGCGCGGGCCACGCGACGGCGCGTGGTGGGATGGAGCGGAGATACTGTCGATCATCGGCGGTACGGATATTACGGTAATGAACGGAGGGCCTGCCAACGGCTATCGGATATACGATAAGATTGAGATGCAGAACGGGGACGGCGTAGCTTCCACCATCTGGAAATACCACTATTCCGTGATTGGCAAGGCCAATGAAATCATCTACTATGGAGAGCAGCTGGCGGAATCAAACCCGGAAGTGAAAAATACCATCGCCCAGGCAAGGTATTTCAGGGCGCACTCTTATTTCTGGCTATTCAAGAAATACGACCGCATCTGGCTGAATACCGAACCTACTACTCCGGAAAACGTAAACCAGCCAAGAGATTACCGTCCCGCGACCCCGGAAGAGATCTATGCCCTGGTGAATTCCGACCTGGATTATGCCATTGAGAACCTGGATAAAGGCATACGCGATCCCGGTAAGGTAACCGAAGCGCTTGCCCGCCATATCAAAGCTAACGTGGCCATGTGGCAGGAAAACTGGTCCGAAGCCATTAAGCAGACCGAAGAGATCTTTAAGCATACCGGCTATGCATTGGTCCCGCTTGATCAATTGTTCTCCGGCGCTAAACTGGATCACAGCGAATCACTCTATATATTGCGAAGCGCCAAGGGCGGATACGATGTCGCCACCAACAGGATGCAGTCGCATTTTATTCCTTGGTACGATAAAGTATGCGGTGAACGGAGTTTCCTGAACGGCGGTTGGGGATGGGGGTGGATGTACCCGAATGCCTATTTGTTCGGCCTGTATGACCAGGAACATGATCAGCGTTACCAGCAATTTTATAAAACCGAATACATTGTTACCAAGGTTGTTCCCGGCATGCCGGCGGGTACAAAAGTTGGCGACGTGGTAAAGGTTACCGAGGAAAATAAAAGCCTTTACTATACTGCTTTCCATCCGACTACCACCAAATTTGTGGATCAATGGACCGTATCCTCACCTGATGATGGCTGGTCTTATAAGGATTTTATGGTCTATCGCCTGGCACAGACCTACCTCTTCGCCGCAGAAGCGTACATGCGGAACGGCGATAATACGAATGCCTTGAAATATTACAATAAAACCTGGACAAGAGCAGGAAATGCTCCCGAAACCGGAACCATCACGGAGCAAATGATCATGGACGAACAGGCCCGTGAACTTGGGCTGGAAGGGCATCGCTGGTTCTTCCTGAAGCGAATCGGCAAGCTGATCAGCCAGGTAAGGCAATATGCAGGCGAAGAAAATCCCTATACGGCGGAAAACTACCTGCTGCCTCGTACAAATATCCAGGAACATAATATCCGCTGGCCCTTGCCTAATTCGGAGCTGAATATTATGGGAAAAGAAAACTTTCCGCAGAATCCCGGTTATAATCCCTGA
- a CDS encoding HAD-IB family phosphatase has product MSMKYIIDFDSTFTQVEALDELVRISLENHPEKEKIVKEIESLTNAAMEGRLSFTESLERRVKLLHANKKHLGQLVKVLKKKVSQSFSRNSNFFKKHSDQIFIVSGGFKEFITPVVAAYHIPPENIFANTFLFDFDGNIAGYDKSNPLSEEGGKVKLLRQLNWKDDVFVIGDGYSDFQLKEAGIVKKFYAFTENIERAAVAEKADHVTPSFDEFLYVNKLPMAISYPKNRIKCLVLGEVPAETIDILKAEGYSIRHKKAEVEEKYLKDMGILVAGGGEKLTNKWIEKCTRLKVIGYLGNSKGQVDHEYCARRGIVILDDKRNNRYSSQFIPKRVIDFVNTGSTGFSVNFPDIQLFELAGAHRFIHIHENKPGIMAKINEVFARHHINILAQYLKTNDQIGYVITDVNEEYDKTVINDLKKIPHTVKFRMLY; this is encoded by the coding sequence ATGAGCATGAAGTACATCATTGATTTTGACAGCACTTTTACCCAGGTAGAAGCCCTGGACGAGCTGGTCCGCATTTCGCTGGAAAACCATCCGGAAAAGGAAAAGATCGTTAAAGAGATCGAATCCCTTACCAACGCCGCGATGGAAGGGCGCCTTTCTTTTACAGAAAGCCTCGAAAGAAGGGTAAAGCTTCTGCATGCCAATAAGAAACACCTGGGGCAGCTGGTAAAAGTACTGAAGAAAAAGGTATCCCAGTCATTTTCCCGCAACAGTAATTTCTTTAAAAAACACAGCGACCAAATATTCATTGTTTCCGGCGGCTTTAAGGAATTTATTACGCCGGTGGTAGCTGCCTATCATATTCCTCCCGAAAATATTTTTGCGAACACCTTTCTCTTTGACTTTGACGGTAATATAGCCGGTTATGATAAGAGCAATCCGCTCTCTGAAGAAGGGGGGAAAGTGAAACTGCTTCGCCAGCTGAACTGGAAGGATGATGTCTTTGTGATCGGCGATGGTTATTCCGATTTCCAGTTGAAGGAAGCCGGGATCGTAAAAAAATTCTACGCCTTTACCGAGAATATCGAACGCGCCGCGGTAGCTGAAAAAGCGGATCATGTGACGCCCAGCTTTGACGAGTTTCTTTACGTAAACAAGCTGCCAATGGCCATTTCATATCCCAAGAACCGCATAAAATGCCTGGTGCTGGGAGAAGTGCCGGCGGAAACAATTGATATCTTAAAAGCTGAAGGCTATTCCATTCGTCATAAAAAGGCCGAAGTCGAAGAAAAGTACCTGAAGGATATGGGCATACTCGTAGCCGGCGGCGGAGAAAAGCTAACCAATAAATGGATAGAAAAATGCACCCGCCTCAAGGTCATCGGTTACCTGGGCAACAGCAAGGGGCAGGTTGACCATGAGTACTGCGCCCGTAGGGGCATCGTGATCCTGGATGACAAGCGCAATAACCGCTATAGCAGCCAGTTCATCCCTAAACGGGTGATCGATTTCGTTAATACCGGATCTACCGGCTTCAGTGTGAACTTCCCGGATATTCAGCTGTTTGAGTTAGCCGGCGCCCACCGGTTTATTCATATTCACGAGAATAAACCCGGCATCATGGCAAAGATCAACGAAGTATTTGCCCGCCACCATATCAATATCCTCGCCCAGTACCTGAAAACCAACGATCAGATCGGTTATGTGATCACGGATGTGAATGAAGAATACGATAAGACGGTCATCAATGACCTGAAAAAAATACCGCATACAGTGAAATTCAGAATGCTTTATTAA
- a CDS encoding FG-GAP repeat domain-containing protein, with protein sequence MNKGAILVPFAACLLGGGACHAQSGVEPEFKKHTLSSEFISEGIAAGDVNQDGQTDIMAGAFWFEAPSWKAHEISAPQTFSVDKGYSNSMLNFSMDVNQDGWIDQIRIDFPGKAAYWHENPRNKEGHWKVHTIFETVGNESPRFEDVDGDGRPDLICADSKAKEMIWLRAPSEKGETTWQRYTISGSNAPGTHIFSHGLGFDDVNGDGRKDVLIKEGWWESPADPRQPGWKFHEANFGEDCSQMYTYDFDKDGDLDVISTSAHRFGVWWHEQGLQGKAPGKPTRSVKPYPKPMPLP encoded by the coding sequence ATGAATAAAGGAGCTATTTTAGTACCATTTGCGGCCTGCCTGCTGGGAGGCGGCGCCTGTCATGCCCAATCGGGCGTAGAGCCTGAATTTAAAAAACATACGCTGAGCAGCGAATTTATTTCCGAAGGCATAGCTGCCGGGGATGTCAACCAGGATGGCCAAACAGACATTATGGCCGGAGCCTTCTGGTTTGAGGCCCCTTCCTGGAAAGCTCACGAGATTTCCGCGCCGCAAACCTTTTCGGTGGATAAAGGCTACAGCAATTCCATGCTCAATTTCAGCATGGATGTGAACCAGGACGGGTGGATTGACCAGATACGCATCGATTTTCCGGGCAAGGCGGCTTACTGGCATGAGAACCCCCGGAATAAGGAGGGCCATTGGAAGGTGCATACTATTTTTGAGACCGTAGGCAATGAATCGCCCCGGTTCGAAGACGTGGACGGCGACGGCCGGCCAGACCTTATCTGCGCAGATTCAAAGGCAAAGGAAATGATCTGGCTGCGCGCCCCCTCGGAAAAGGGCGAAACAACCTGGCAGCGATATACCATCAGCGGCAGCAACGCGCCCGGTACCCATATTTTTTCACACGGACTGGGTTTTGATGACGTAAACGGCGACGGCAGAAAAGATGTCCTGATCAAGGAAGGCTGGTGGGAATCCCCCGCGGATCCCAGGCAGCCCGGCTGGAAATTCCACGAGGCAAATTTTGGAGAGGATTGTTCACAGATGTACACCTATGATTTTGACAAGGACGGCGACCTGGACGTGATCAGCACGTCCGCCCATCGCTTCGGCGTCTGGTGGCATGAGCAGGGGCTTCAGGGGAAGGCACCTGGGAAACCCACGAGATCAGTAAAGCCCTATCCCAAACCCATGCCACTTCCCTGA
- the dnaG gene encoding DNA primase codes for MISPGSIEQIFATADIVEVVGDFVTLKKRGSNYIGLCPFHNEKTPSFNVNPARGIFKCFGCGKGGNAVDFVIEHEKYSYPEAIRYLAKKYGIELDETGPAEDPVQKDERENLFALNEYARAYFGETLFETEEGRDIGLAYFRERGFRDETIKKFQLGYSPDEWEPLTRKALAEGFREEYLIGTGLSVKNAEKGSLYDRFRGRVLFPIHNLTGRVIGFGGRVLRTGAKTAKYVNSPESLIYHKSDTLYGIFYGRNKIREEDSCLLVEGYTDVISLHQSGIENVVASSGTSLTAGQIRLISRYTKNITILYDGDPAGIKASLRGIDMILEEGMNVKVVLFPEGHDPDSFVRKSGGAACREYIKANQKDFILFKADLLLAETANDPIKRATAISEIVESISKIPDSIKASVFVAEASRILQIDERALLTELNKLRMKQLKQERKRPSGAGPRHFREAVQKGGAPGKRALIRDRARLPAGKRIPGRKHGRQRALKALNRPSFRIMTMPRKGRLSA; via the coding sequence ATGATTTCCCCGGGTTCCATAGAGCAGATATTCGCTACCGCCGACATTGTTGAGGTGGTGGGCGATTTTGTGACCCTGAAAAAGCGGGGAAGTAATTACATTGGCCTGTGTCCCTTTCATAACGAGAAAACGCCTTCTTTTAACGTGAACCCTGCGCGGGGCATTTTCAAGTGCTTTGGCTGCGGCAAGGGGGGAAACGCGGTGGATTTCGTGATTGAACACGAAAAATATTCTTACCCGGAAGCCATTCGCTACCTGGCGAAAAAGTATGGCATTGAGCTGGATGAGACGGGGCCAGCCGAAGACCCTGTCCAAAAAGATGAGCGGGAAAATCTTTTTGCCCTAAATGAGTATGCCCGGGCTTATTTTGGTGAAACCCTGTTTGAAACGGAGGAGGGCCGCGACATTGGCCTGGCCTATTTCAGGGAACGCGGCTTCCGCGATGAAACCATTAAGAAATTCCAGCTGGGCTATTCCCCGGACGAGTGGGAACCACTTACTCGGAAAGCGCTCGCTGAAGGTTTTCGCGAAGAGTACCTCATCGGTACCGGGCTCTCAGTGAAAAACGCGGAAAAGGGAAGCCTTTATGACCGTTTCCGGGGAAGGGTATTGTTCCCTATTCACAACCTTACCGGGCGGGTGATCGGTTTCGGGGGCCGGGTACTGCGGACGGGGGCGAAAACGGCCAAATATGTAAATTCCCCGGAATCGCTGATTTATCACAAGAGCGATACGCTCTACGGGATATTTTACGGCCGCAATAAGATCAGGGAAGAAGACAGCTGTTTACTGGTGGAAGGCTATACAGACGTTATTTCTTTGCACCAGTCGGGGATTGAAAATGTGGTGGCTTCCTCGGGCACTTCCCTTACTGCCGGCCAGATACGGCTGATCAGCCGTTACACAAAAAATATTACCATTCTTTACGATGGCGATCCGGCGGGGATCAAGGCTTCTCTGCGCGGAATTGATATGATCCTTGAAGAGGGGATGAACGTAAAGGTAGTCTTGTTCCCGGAAGGGCATGATCCGGATTCTTTTGTGCGAAAATCGGGTGGCGCGGCCTGCCGGGAATACATCAAAGCGAATCAGAAGGATTTTATTCTTTTTAAGGCGGATCTGTTACTGGCGGAAACGGCGAATGATCCCATAAAGCGGGCGACGGCTATTAGTGAGATTGTGGAAAGCATTTCAAAAATACCGGACAGCATTAAAGCGTCGGTATTTGTCGCCGAGGCCAGCCGCATACTCCAGATAGACGAACGCGCGCTGCTTACGGAGCTGAATAAGCTGCGGATGAAACAGCTAAAGCAGGAGCGGAAGCGGCCTTCAGGGGCGGGGCCCCGGCATTTCCGGGAAGCGGTTCAGAAAGGGGGGGCGCCGGGCAAACGGGCGCTTATCCGGGACAGGGCGCGGCTTCCGGCGGGGAAGCGCATCCCGGGGAGGAAGCATGGCAGGCAGCGGGCGCTGAAAGCATTGAACCGGCCGTCCTTTCGGATAATGACGATGCCCAGGAAAGGGAGATTGTCCGCCTGA
- a CDS encoding NAD-dependent epimerase/dehydratase family protein, with translation MIFVTGGTGFIGSRLLFDLTEGGKPVRALKRKTSVIPSFLRDRNIEWVEGDVLHVGALEEAMQGAQKVYHCAAMVSLANRERRQMYRVNIQGTANVVNLCLALGVEKLAHVSSVAGLGREKDGKFITEKTLFDYDEQNWAYGISKYESECEVWRGVAEGLNAVVINPTIVLADKDWSQGSGRMFGVVKKGMRFYTPGANGYVDVRDVSSCLIALMENGASGERFIINAENRSYREVFSAIAGALGKPQPSFQLKRWMLEIAWRANLVYALITGKEPLISKDAVKAGFRETRYSNEKIKKATGIHFIPLEQTIRDIVNEHEVHH, from the coding sequence ATGATCTTCGTCACAGGAGGAACAGGTTTTATCGGGTCCCGTTTGTTGTTCGACCTCACGGAAGGCGGCAAGCCGGTAAGGGCGCTTAAAAGAAAGACATCTGTTATTCCTTCTTTTCTTCGCGATAGAAATATTGAATGGGTAGAAGGGGATGTGCTTCACGTGGGCGCCCTGGAAGAGGCGATGCAAGGCGCGCAGAAGGTTTATCACTGTGCTGCCATGGTTTCCCTTGCTAACCGGGAGCGGCGGCAGATGTACCGGGTAAACATCCAGGGTACGGCGAATGTGGTAAATCTTTGCCTGGCGCTTGGTGTCGAAAAGCTGGCGCATGTGAGTTCAGTGGCCGGGCTTGGCCGGGAGAAGGACGGTAAATTCATTACCGAAAAAACCCTGTTTGATTACGATGAACAGAACTGGGCCTATGGCATCAGCAAATATGAAAGTGAATGCGAGGTGTGGCGGGGCGTGGCTGAGGGTCTGAACGCGGTGGTCATAAACCCCACGATCGTACTTGCCGATAAGGACTGGAGCCAGGGCAGCGGCCGCATGTTTGGGGTGGTGAAGAAAGGGATGCGTTTTTATACTCCCGGCGCCAACGGTTACGTGGATGTAAGGGATGTTTCCAGCTGCCTTATCGCCCTGATGGAGAACGGCGCCTCCGGTGAACGCTTTATTATCAATGCCGAAAACCGCTCCTACCGCGAGGTGTTTTCAGCGATCGCCGGCGCCCTTGGGAAGCCGCAGCCTTCCTTTCAGCTGAAACGCTGGATGCTGGAGATCGCCTGGCGGGCCAACCTGGTATACGCATTGATCACGGGAAAGGAGCCGCTTATCAGCAAAGACGCGGTAAAGGCCGGTTTCCGGGAAACGCGCTATTCCAATGAAAAGATCAAAAAAGCCACAGGAATACATTTCATTCCGCTGGAACAAACTATCAGAGATATCGTAAATGAGCATGAAGTACATCATTGA
- a CDS encoding GRP family sugar transporter yields MFIVENYALAVICCLITMLCWGSWANTQKLVGKEWRFELFYWDYVLGILLLAIIGAFTLGSTGESGRPFLEDIAQAHPDNIRTAVIGGVVFNLANILLTAAIAGAGMAVAFPIGIGLALVIGVVLNYYLASKGDPLLLFAGVALVVLAIILNAVAYSKHSGKAGKKEVGKWILIAIVAGGLMSTFYPFIAAGMELENFREPAAGKMTPYTAFVIFAAGIVASNLVFNTVLMRKPLEGAPISYAAYFKGRLGLHFVGILGGCIWGLGNLFNLIAAGKAGPAISYGLGQGATLVAALWGVLIWKEFKGASKSVNQLIAGMFLLFVLGLGLIIAAGK; encoded by the coding sequence ATGTTCATTGTAGAAAATTATGCCCTTGCAGTTATATGCTGCCTGATCACGATGCTCTGCTGGGGCTCCTGGGCCAACACGCAGAAGTTGGTGGGAAAGGAATGGCGGTTTGAGCTATTCTATTGGGATTATGTACTGGGAATCCTGCTCCTTGCCATTATCGGAGCCTTTACATTAGGCAGTACCGGTGAATCCGGCCGCCCTTTTCTTGAGGATATCGCGCAAGCCCATCCGGATAATATCCGAACCGCCGTTATCGGAGGGGTGGTGTTCAACCTTGCCAATATTCTCCTCACCGCGGCCATCGCGGGAGCCGGTATGGCAGTCGCCTTCCCCATCGGGATTGGCCTGGCCCTGGTAATAGGCGTGGTACTGAACTATTACCTGGCCAGCAAAGGAGATCCGCTGTTATTATTTGCAGGCGTGGCGCTTGTGGTATTGGCAATTATCCTGAATGCTGTCGCCTATAGCAAACATTCCGGCAAGGCCGGGAAAAAGGAGGTCGGCAAGTGGATCCTGATCGCGATCGTTGCGGGCGGGCTGATGTCTACTTTCTATCCGTTTATTGCAGCCGGCATGGAGCTGGAAAATTTTAGGGAGCCTGCTGCGGGTAAAATGACGCCTTATACTGCTTTCGTAATATTTGCCGCCGGAATTGTTGCGAGCAATCTTGTGTTCAATACCGTATTAATGCGCAAGCCTCTTGAAGGCGCGCCCATCAGCTATGCGGCCTATTTCAAAGGCCGCCTGGGATTGCATTTTGTCGGGATACTTGGAGGATGCATCTGGGGGCTTGGAAATTTGTTCAACCTGATTGCAGCGGGAAAGGCCGGCCCGGCCATTTCCTATGGGCTCGGACAAGGAGCCACACTTGTAGCTGCTCTCTGGGGAGTCCTTATCTGGAAAGAATTTAAAGGCGCTTCCAAAAGTGTCAACCAACTCATTGCAGGCATGTTCCTCCTGTTCGTGCTGGGGCTAGGCCTCATCATCGCCGCCGGAAAATGA